A stretch of the Thunnus thynnus chromosome 7, fThuThy2.1, whole genome shotgun sequence genome encodes the following:
- the LOC137186020 gene encoding paraneoplastic antigen Ma2 homolog, which yields MSKSQRADVQSQSLMVLCQCSERVGMKTIPLDVPPVGGGELWTLHGPTEGEDTTVGDEGGTQSHSTEHRSPPTRETTESDTLLLDTASGNSAESIIRAVGDLLAKTMRPTQESNIFQCLRVYSGITPTPAGEENLDTWTEQARLMVDECDCSIREKRKIIVESLKGPALEIAQAVRANDPEAAPEEYIEALERAIGTSETTLDPYFSFRALRQSTGERLSDLLRRVEWLLTKVVQRGGLAPSQRDSARVEQLLWGATESDIMLLQLRLRERKNKPPSFLTLLNEIREEEDQQSVGWKAAPSSAKPIVRQVRLENDTNVKSKN from the coding sequence ATGAGTAAGAGTCAGAGGGCGGATGTTCAGTCACAGTCGCTCATGGTGCTGTGTCAGTGTAGTGAAAGAGTGGGCATGAAAACCATTCCTCTGGATGTGCCCCCAGTTGGAGGAGGTGAACTTTGGACATTGCACGGGCCAACTGAGGGAGAGGACACTACCGTAGGTGATGAAGGAGGAACCCAAAGTCATTCAACAGAGCATAGGTCCCCTCCTACCAGAGAGACAACTGAATCAGACACACTACTCTTAGACACAGCATCAGGGAACTCTGCTGAGTCTATTATACGAGCAGTGGGTGATCTTCTGGCCAAGACAATGAGGCCCACACAAGAGAGTAACATTTTCCAATGCCTGCGGGTGTATTCTGGTATAACTCCAACACCTGCGGGAGAGGAGAACTTGGACACCTGGACAGAGCAGGCACGTCTGATGGTGGATGAATGTGACTGTTCTATCCGGGAAAAACGAAAGATTATTGTTGAGAGCTTAAAGGGGCCTGCTTTAGAAATAGCTCAAGCAGTGAGAGCAAATGACCCTGAAGCTGCACCAGAGGAGTATATCGAGGCCCTTGAGAGAGCTATCGGGACCTCTGAGACAACCTTGGACCCCTACTTTTCTTTCAGAGCACTACGCCAAAGCACAGGGGAAAGACTCTCTGACTTATTGAGAAGGGTGGAGTGGTTATTAACCAAGGTAGTGCAGAGAGGAGGGCTAGCCCCTAGCCAAAGAGACAGTGCAAGAGTGGAACAGCTCCTATGGGGAGCCACTGAGTCAGACATAATGCTCCTACAGTTGCGattgagagagaggaagaacaaaCCCCCCTCTTTCCTGACACTGTTAAATGAAATTCGTGAGGAAGAAGATCAGCAGTCAGTCGGATGGAAAGCAGCTCCCAGCTCAGCTAAACCTATAGTTAGGCAAGTGCGGCTGGAGAATGACACTAATGTGAAGTCCAAGAATTAA